From the genome of Deinococcus arcticus, one region includes:
- a CDS encoding transposase: MSFLDQTGLGLMLSIGSTWTPRGSGCQFEIPTRWGSSGRINLMGCFTFDGAETRLDVRELNGNCTGEQVMAFLDTVARTCEPQRLTVVVLDNAPFHKGAALRGKIPQWEAQGLYRRYLPPYAPMLNHIETVWRQLKGFLMPRRCYDSVAQLRDALGAALTALGARFI; this comes from the coding sequence TTGAGTTTTCTGGATCAGACGGGCCTGGGGTTGATGCTCTCGATTGGTTCGACGTGGACGCCTCGGGGCTCGGGGTGTCAGTTCGAGATCCCCACGCGATGGGGATCAAGTGGACGCATCAACCTCATGGGCTGTTTCACGTTTGACGGGGCCGAGACCCGCCTGGACGTGCGCGAATTGAACGGAAACTGCACGGGCGAACAGGTCATGGCCTTCCTCGATACCGTGGCACGGACCTGTGAGCCCCAGCGGTTGACCGTGGTGGTGTTGGACAATGCGCCCTTTCACAAGGGCGCGGCCCTGCGCGGGAAGATCCCACAGTGGGAGGCTCAGGGACTGTATCGCCGGTATCTGCCGCCCTACGCGCCAATGTTGAATCACATCGAGACCGTCTGGCGACAACTCAAGGGCTTTTTGATGCCCAGGCGCTGCTATGACTCTGTTGCTCAGCTGCGCGACGCCCTCGGCGCCGCTTTAACTGCCCTCGGTGCTCGATTTATCTAA